The following are encoded together in the Platichthys flesus chromosome 9, fPlaFle2.1, whole genome shotgun sequence genome:
- the tut4 gene encoding terminal uridylyltransferase 4 isoform X3 yields MDESIGPVKSVNQTQRGAKALSSEKSYKEAPAQREGPKPAPRGKEHLTSVKDDQTIGSRGPGKGTTDTPQEKRRGRPPRQNRLTGRTSSGERGKGANSQQQLTSQVPDPSAYFSADSNPLANRETTSPVVTGAPEGGLAGQGRSSLITPAKEKSHGGMKAATLMHRSDEATEVRPTVEERPLTEQQLGLRQAEERLYRDYIHRLLKQSPEYPNYQYLCKLCSVHIENIQGAHKHIKEKRHKKNIMEKQEENELRALPPPSAAQLRAVDAAVIETARQHGISEEDFEVRKAVVFKMEAIIKKHLSACCLRLYGSCLTRFAFKSSDINIDVTHPPSMTQPEVLIQVLEILKRSPEFSEVESDFHAKVPAIFCRDAISGLICKVSAGNDIAWLTTNHLAALVKLEPRLAPLVLAFRYWARLCHIDCQSEGGIPSYSFALMVIFFLQQRKEPILPVYLGRWIEGFDVKHVDEYHLTGIALDMFVRWEHRPPSSTDGRGETRNEARGGSGSKPEKSKLDDSHYSEGLTRLTLDLGKDVMLGQLWLELLRFYTLEFALEESIISIRLKVLLSRETKNWPRRRLAIEDPFALKRNVARSLNSQMVFEYIQERFRSAYKYFACPQRRGHRGPQRSKGVSKQELENKLEGTERKEAASVSNEEDEEKGERSQRGQQRLREDEEPESDDGDGSDFTKKKNERTLDASLMDMVLNEGNRPSLPPNGLLDSDEEGEEENDGSEKDENVSSEDLHYVFDKMIFTGGKPPTVVCSICKRDGHLKDDCPEDFKKIELKLLPPMNERFRDILDGLCRLCFYELSPTPVEQQKREQILVGLERFIRKEFNDKVQLCLFGSSKNGFGFRDSDLDICMTLEGHETAEMLNCKEIIEGLAKLLKKHTGLRNILPITTAKVPIVKFEHRQSGLEGDISLYNTLAQHNTRMLAAYAALDPRVQFLGYTMKVFAKRCDIGDASRGSLSSYAYILMVLYFLQQRQPPVVPVLQEIFDGQTVPERMVDGWNAFFFDNIEDLRRRLSVLQPNTESVGELWLGLLRFYTEEFDFKEHVISIRQRKRLTTFEKQWTSKCIAIEDPFDLNHNLGAGVSRKMTNFIMKAFINGRKLFGTPFFPIPGTEVDYFFDSKVLTDGELAPNDRCCRICGKIGHYMKDCPKRRRMKKKENDKDEDIKEEERESKDRRCFQCGDMGHVRRDCPEYRHLKQRPAGAPAPHMVRAMVSSQSIPIPQAAADCPGRTRQASECSDARQTPPFSPQPGAVPQSSSQSSVSPQSSHNSGHPAQFVGVGQGPRVWEHNKTPQYALPPSWPYRMPQSFIQGNGGFQPGKPFMPQGSVVNPNPNFPLVPHVRHSVNLNFLQQKK; encoded by the exons ATGGATGAGTCCATAGGTCCAGTAAAATCCGTCAATCAGACTCAGAGAGGAGCCAAAGCTTTGTCCAGCGAGAAGTCCTATAAAGAAGCTCCTGCGCAGAGAGAGGGCCCCAAACCGGCACCTCGCGGCAAAGAACACCTCACCAGTGTGAAGGATGACCAGACTATAGGGAGCCGTGGGCCAGGCAAAGGCACCACAGACACTCCccaagaaaagaggagaggacggcCGCCCAGGCAGAATAGACTGACTGGAAGAACAAGTTCTGGAGAGAGAGGCAAAGGAGCaaactcacagcagcagctgacgTCACAGGTTCCCGACCCCAGCGCCTATTTTTCTGCAGACAGCAACCCCTTAGCAAACAGAGAGACCACCTCTCCTGTTGTGACTGGTGCACCTGAGGGGGGGCTCGCAGGGCAGGGCAGGAGCTCCCTTATAACTCCTGCAAAGGAAAAGTCCCATG GGGGGATGAAAGCTGCAACATTGATGCATCGGTCTGATGAGGCCACAGAGGTGAGACCCACCGTGGAGGAAAGACCCCTGACAGAGCAACAGCTGGGCCTCCGACAGGCAGAGGAGCGCCTCTACAGAGACTACATCCACCGACTGCTCAAA CAGTCCCCCGAGTATCCAAACTATCAATACTTATGCAAGCTCTGCTCTGTGCACATTGAGAACATTCAaggagcacacaaacacatcaaggAGAAGAGACACAAGAAGAACATCATG gaaaaacaggaggagaacGAGTTGCGTGCTCTGCCGCCCCCCTCCGCTGCCCAGCTCAGGGCTGTGGACGCGGCCGTGATAGAAACAGCAAGACAGCATGGGATCTCCGAGGAAGACTTTGAAGTCCGGAAGGCTGTGGTCTTCAAGATGGAGGCGATCATAAAGAAGCATCTCTCAG CTTGTTGTCTCCGTCTCTATGGTTCATGTCTCACCAGATTTGCCTTCAAGTCAAGCGACATCAATATCGATGTGACGCACCCTCCCTCA ATGACACAACCTGAGGTCTTGATTCAAGTGCTGGAAATCCTCAAAAGAAGCC cGGAGTTCTCTGAGGTGGAGTCAGATTTTCACGCCAAAGTTCCTGCAATTTTCTGTCGGGACGCAATCAG CGGCCTGATCTGTAAAGTGAGTGCAGGTAATGACATCGCTTGGCTCACCACCAATCACCTTGCAGCCCTGGTGAAACTGGAGCCCCGATTGGCCCCCCTGGTGCTGGCCTTCCGCTACTGGGCAAGG CTGTGTCACATCGACTGCCAGTCTGAAGGTGGCATTCCCTCGTACTCCTTCGCCCTCATGGTCAtcttcttcctgcagcagaggaaagagCCCATCCTCCCCGTCTACCTGGGCCGCTGG ATCGAAGGCTTCGATGTGAAACATGTGGATGAGTATCATCTAACTGGAATTGCGTTGGACATGTTTGTGCGATGGGAGCACAGACCTCCGAGCTCCACAGACGGACGAGGGGAAACCAGAAACGAggccagaggaggaagtggttcCAAACCGGAGAAGAGCAAACTTGATGATTCTCATTATTCTGAGGGTTTG ACCCGTTTAACCTTAGACCTGGGTAAAGATGTGATGTTGGGCCAGCTGTGGTTGGAGCTCTTGCGTTTCTACACACTGGAGTTTGCGCTTGAAGAATCCATCATCAGCATCCGCTTAAAGGTTCTCCTCTCTAGAGAAACCAAGAACTGGCCTCGCCGCAGGCTCGCTATTGAAG ATCCGTTTGCCTTGAAGAGGAATGTTGCACGAAGCTTGAACAGCCAAATGGTTTTCGAGTACATCCAGGAGCGCTTCCGCTCCGCTTACAAATACTTTGCGTGCCCTCAGAGACGGGGTCACCGGGGCCCTCAGAGAAGCAAAGGAGTCAGCAAGCAAGAACTGGAAAATAAACTGGAAGGAACGGAGAGGAAGGAGGCCGCATCTGTGAGCAACGAGGAAGACGAAGAGAAAGGTGAAAGAAGTCAGAGGGGGCAGCAGAGGctgagggaggatgaggagcctGAGAGCGACGATGGAGATGGTTCTGATTTTACCAAAAAGAAAAACGAGAGGACTTTAGATGCCAGCCTCATGGACATGGTTCTCAATGAGGGGAACagaccctccctcccccccaatGGCCTGCTGGACAGTgacgaggagggggaggaggaaaacGATGGATCAGAGAAGGACGAGAATGTTTCATCGGAGGATCTGCACTATGTGTTTGATAAGATGATTTTCACTGGTGGGAAG CCTCCTACTGTTGTTTGCAGCATCTGCAAACGAGATGGTCACCTGAAGGACGATTGCCCCGAAGACTTTAAGAAGATTGAGCTGAAGCTGTTGCCTCCCATGAACGAGCGCTTCAGAGATATTCTCGACGGGCTCTGTAGACTGTGCTTCT ATGAATTGTCCCCTACAcctgtagagcagcagaagaGGGAGCAGATCCTCGTAGGCCTGGAGAGGTTCATCAGGAAGGAGTTCAATG ATAAAGTTCAGCTCTGCCTGTTTGGCTCCTCCAAAAACGGGTTTGGTTTTCGCGACAGTGACCTGGACATCTGCATGACGCTGGAGGGTCATGAAACTGCCGAG ATGCTGAACTGCAAAGAGATCATTGAAGGCCTTGCGAAGTTGCTAAAGAAGCACACAG GTTTGAGGAACATCTTGCCTATTACAACAGCTAAAGTGCCTATTGTGAAGTTTGAGCACAGACAGAGTGGTTTGGAGGGAGATATTAGCCTTTATAACACTCTG GCTCAACACAACACCAGAATGCTGGCTGCGTATGCAGCCCTGGATCCACGTGTGCAGTTCCTTGGATACACAATGAAGGTTTTTGCAAAG CGCTGTGACATTGGAGATGCATCCAGAGGAAGTCTATCATCTTACGCTTACATCCTGATGGTGCTTTACTTCCTTCAGCAGAGGCAGCCCCCAGTCGTTCCTGTCCTGCAGGAG ATCTTTGACGGGCAGACTGTTCCTGAGCGGATGGTCGATGGCTGGAATGCTTTCTTTTTTGACAACATTGAGGATCTG CGTCGGCGTCTCTCGGTGCTGCAGCCGAACACAGAGTCGGTCGGGGAGCTGTGGTTGGGCCTCCTGCGCTTCTACACGGAGGAGTTCGACTTCAAGGAACACGTCATCAGCATCCGCCAAAGGAAACGCCTCACCACGTTTGAGAAACAGTGGACCAGCAAGTGCATCGCGATTGAAG aTCCCTTTGACTTGAATCATAATCTTGGTGCTGGAGTTTCTCGCAAAA tGACAAACTTCATCATGAAGGCTTTTATCAACGGCAGGAAGTTGTTTGGAACTCCTTTCTTCCCCATCCCCGGAACTGAAGTG GACTATTTCTTTGACTCCAAGGTGCTGACAGACGGCGAGTTGGCGCCCAACGACAGATGCTGCAGGATCTGTGGGAAGATTGGACATTACATGAAAGACTGTCCGAAAAGACGCAG gatgaagaagaaggaaaacgACAAAGACGAGGACATTAAAGAGGAGGAGCGCGAGTCGAAGGACAGACGCTGTTTCCAGTGTGGGGACATGGGTCACGTACGGAGGGACTGTCCCGAGTACCGCCACCTCAAACAGAGGCCTGCCGGAGCACCAG CTCCTCACATGGTACGAGCCATGGTGAGCTCTCAGTCCATCCCCATCCCGCAGGCGGCTGCAGACTGTCCTGGAAGAACCAGACAagcctctgagtgt TCGGACGCTCGGCAGACTCCGCCCTTCTCCCCACAGCCCGGCGCTGTCCCTCAGAGCTCCTCCCAGTCCTCCGTCTCCCCTCAGTCCTCCCACA ACTCAGGTCACCCGGCCCAGTTTGTGGGTGTGGGTCAAGGCCCTCGTGTGTGGGAGCACAATAAAACCCCCCAGTACGCCCTGCCTCCATCGTGGCCCTACAGGATGCCCCAGAGCTTCATCCAGGGCAACGGAGGCTTCCAGCCGGGAAAACCCTTCATGCCCCAAG GTTCTGTGGTGAATCCAAACCCCAACTTCCCTCTGGTCCCTCACGTCCGACATTCAGTCAACCTGAACTTCCTCCAGCAGAAGAAGTGA